The nucleotide sequence TCTCATGCATCGTAAGGCGCGGTAACCGGCCTTGCTCCACTCATGAGAGGAGAAACCAAATGCCTACCAACAATCCTGGCAACTTCGCTAACGATCGAGAAAAAGCTTCTGAAGCCGGCAAGAAAGGCGGCCAAAGTAGCAGCGGGCAAGTTACCAACCGCGACAAAGCTTCTTCCGATGCAGGTAAAAAAGGTGGCCATGGCAGCACCAAGCGCAGCTGACGTTGTGCAAGCCTTAAAAAGCGAAAGCCCGCAGACGCGGGCTTTCGCTTTTTAAGGCTTGATCGAATTTATACAAGCAGTAACTTTCATAGCACCACGCAACAGAATTTCACTTCACACAACTACTTCCCCATATCTCCTGACAGCATCTCCCTTTTCATTTATTAAATTACTTCTGCTACTCGAACTGACCCACTTACCAACAGAATAACAAAGACTGTAGGAGCGGATTTATCCGCGATTACTATCAAATCCTGTACCTCCATCGCGAATGAATTCGCTCCTACCAGACGTGGTTAGCGAGGATGTGCGGCGCGTGCCTTACCGAGCAACTCGATGACTTCTTCGTCGGTGGTTTGGGTGAAATCCTCGTAATGCATACCAACCGCCCGGAACGGTTCGGGGGTCAGCAAGCAGATCAGTGTGTCAACCAGCGGACGCAACTCATCCAGGGCTTCCTGCGGCGCCACGGGTACGGCGACGATCAAGCGCCGCGGGCCAAGCCTGACTAATGCCTTGAGCGCCACCCGCATCGTGCTGCCGGTGGCGATCCCGTCGTCGACCAGAATCACCGCCCGATCGCGCACGGGAATGGGCGGCTGCTCGCCGCAATACAGCGCACGGCGGCGTTTGATTTCGTGTAACTGGCGCTGCTTCTGCTCTTCGAACCAGGCGGGCTGCAGCTTCAACTGGGCGAGCACTAGATCGTCGCACACCCACTGCGGGTCGTCTCCATCGACCACCGCGCCGATGGCGAACTCTTCATGCCCGGGGGCACCAATCTTCCGCACCATCAGCACATCCAGCGGCGAATCGAAGGCGCTGGCGATTTCGTAACCGAGTGGCACCCCGCCGCGCGGCAACGCCAGCACCAGCGGATTTTCCGGCCACACCGGACGTAGCGCGGCAGCCAGCGCACGGCCGGCTTGGCGGCGGTCTTTGAAGACGAACAGGTAACTGGCGGTGCTAGGCATGCTCAGACTCCGAAAGGAAAGGTGTCCTCTGCTTTGAACAGACTGGGCGGCTTTTTGCGGGTGGACGAGGTCATCGGTCACCTCGATCAAACGGTATAGATGGACGACTGCGCGCGGCGCGAGCGGTTCCCGCCAGACGATGAATGCCCCAAGCCTCGGCTTGCCGCTTAGCGACGCGCTAAAAGCCGCGCGTCTGCGCAGTGCGCCGCTTGATTGCCAGGGCATTGCCACACTCGACCAACACTCGAGCGCTCCGCTCCGCTTAAAATGCGCGATTGCCCCACGTGACCGACGCCATGAACACCAACGCCATCGACATCCTCCAGCAACACACACTCGCCGCCCTGAGCAGCGCGCCCGATGAAGCGCGGCGCCTGTTCCACGGCCGCGGCCGGCGCTGGCCGGGCCTGGAACACGTCACCGTCGACTGGTTGCAAGGCGTACTGCTGGTGTCGCTGTTCCGCCAGCCAGAAGACGACGAACTGGCCGCGCTGACCGACATGCTCAAACAACTCGGCGAATCGCCCGCCTGGCAGCACAGCGCCGCGCGCGCCTTGCTGCTGCAGCATCGCTATCGGCTGGACAGCGGCGTCGACGTGCTGGCCGGCGAGGCATTGGACGAATGGCTGGTCAGCGAGAACGGTCTGCGCTTCAAGCTGGACTTGGGCAAGAAGCAGAACAACGGCCT is from Pseudomonas sp. LS44 and encodes:
- a CDS encoding general stress protein, with protein sequence MPTNNPGNFANDREKASEAGKKGGQSSSGQVTNRDKASSDAGKKGGHGSTKRS
- a CDS encoding phosphoribosyltransferase, with protein sequence MPSTASYLFVFKDRRQAGRALAAALRPVWPENPLVLALPRGGVPLGYEIASAFDSPLDVLMVRKIGAPGHEEFAIGAVVDGDDPQWVCDDLVLAQLKLQPAWFEEQKQRQLHEIKRRRALYCGEQPPIPVRDRAVILVDDGIATGSTMRVALKALVRLGPRRLIVAVPVAPQEALDELRPLVDTLICLLTPEPFRAVGMHYEDFTQTTDEEVIELLGKARAAHPR